One Anser cygnoides isolate HZ-2024a breed goose chromosome 4, Taihu_goose_T2T_genome, whole genome shotgun sequence genomic region harbors:
- the LOC125179680 gene encoding toll-like receptor 1: MTKNMRYLGNLFVYECLFVLTFWNNISLSVENELFTSVSNNFPEGGSDKSIMSLPLLYKNRQQSKVEYNWVVVENTTESLSLSQITNGNVKKLITLLSDFRKGSRLQNLTLTNMSVDWNIFLELLQTVWHSSIEYFNINNFTQLSDVESYNFRYSGTSMKALALKNILVTDLYFSQDDLYQIFANMNIEALTVAESEMIHMLCPSLDSPFRYINFRNNDLTDLLFQNCDKLIQLETFILQKNKFESLSKVSSMTRHMKSLRYLDMSSNLLRNDGAEEHCQWTESLMELDLSSNQLTESVFGCLPVNVNKLDLQNNQIASVPQGIAELKSLKELNLASNRLADLPGCGGFSALEFLNMEMNSILTPSADFFESCQRVRELEAGHNPFKCSCELQAFMRLERQSGGKLSGWPEAYVCEYPEDLRGTQLKDFHLTELACNTTLLLVTALLLTLVLVGVVAFLCIYLDVPWYVRMLWQWTQTKRRAWHECPEERETVLQFHAFISYSERDSVWVKNELIPNLEKGEGSVQLCQHERNFVPGKSIVENIINCIDKSYKSIFVLSPNFVQSEWCHYELYFAHHKLFSENCNSLILILLEPIPPYIIPARYHKLKALMAKRTYLEWPKERSKRALFWANLRAAIKINLPVAEGQRCGERD, translated from the coding sequence ATGACAAAGAATATGAGATATCTCGGAAACCTTTTTGTGTATGAGTGTCTGTTTGTATTAACTTTTTGGAACAATATCAGCCTGTCTGTGGAAAATGAACTCTTTACATCTGTTTCTAATAATTTTCCAGAAGGTGGTTCTGACAAAAGCATCATGAGCCTTCCACTGTTGTATAAAAATCGTCAGCAGTCCAAAGTTGAATACAATTGGGTTGTAGTAGAAAATACTACAGAAAGCCTGTCATTGTCACAAATCACAAATGGCAatgtaaaaaaattaataactttATTGTCTGATTTCAGAAAAGGCTCCAGGCTACAAAATCTGACACTGACAAATATGTCAGTGgactggaatatttttcttgaacTTCTTCAGACTGTATGGCACTCATCCATTGAATATTTCAATATCAACAACTTTACGCAATTGTCGGACGTTGAATCTTATAACTTCAGGTATTCGGGTACTTCCATGAAAGCACTGGCATTGAAGAACATTCTAGTCACAGATCTATACTTTTCACAGGATGACCTGTACCAGATATTTGCAAACATGAACATTGAAGCCTTGACAGTAGCAGAATCAGAGATGATACATATGCTATGTCCTTCGCTTGACAGTCCCTTTAGATAcataaattttagaaacaatGATTTAACAGATCTGCTTTTTCAAAACTGTGATAAATTAATTCAACTGGAGACATTTATCTTGCAGAAGAATAAATTTGAGAGCCTTTCCAAGGTGAGCTCCATGACAAGGCATATGAAATCACTGAGGTATCTGGACATGAGCAGCAACTTGCTGCGTAACGATGGAGCCGAGGAGCACTGCCAATGGACCGAGTCTCTGATGGAGCTGGACCTGTCCTCAAATCAGTTGACAGAGTCCGTGTTTGGGTGCTTGCCGGTCAATGTCAACAAACTGGACCTACAAAACAACCAGATCGCCAGCGTCCCCCAGGGGATTGCTGAGCTGAAGTCCTTGAAAGAGCTGAACCTGGCGTCGAACAGGCTGGCTGACCTGCCGGGGTGCGGTGGCTTTTCGGCCCTGGAGTTCCTGAATATGGAGATGAACTCGATCCTCACCCCTTCTGCCGACTTCTTTGAGAGCTGCCAGCGGGTGCGGGAGCTGGAAGCCGGGCACAATCCGTTCAAGTGCTCCTGTGAGCTGCAGGCCTTCATGCGTCTTGAGAGGCAGTCTGGGGGGAAGCTGTCCGGCTGGCCGGAGGCGTACGTGTGCGAGTACCCAGAGGACCTGAGGGGAACGCAGCTGAAGGACTTCCACTTGACTGAGCTCGCTTGCAACACGACCCTGTTGCTGgtgacagctctgctgctgacgctggtgctggtgggggtGGTGGCCTTTCTGTGCATCTACCTGGACGTGCCGTGGTACGTGCGCATGCTGTGGCAGTGGACGCAGACGAAGCGCAGAGCTTGGCACGAGTGCCCCGAGGAGCGGGAAACCGTCCTGCAGTTCCACGCCTTCATTTCCTACAGCGAGCGCGATTCCGTGTGGGTGAAGAACGAGCTGATCCCGAACCTGGAGAAGGGGGAGGGCAGCgtgcagctgtgccagcacgAGAGAAACTTTGTTCCCGGCAAGAGCATTGTGGAGAATATCATTAACTGCATAGACAAGAGCTACAAGTCAATCTTTGTGTTGTCTCCCAACTTTGTGCAGAGCGAGTGGTGTCACTATGAGCTGTACTTTGCCCATCACAAGCTGTTTAGTGAGAACTGCAACAGCTTAATCCTGATTTTGCTGGAGCCAATTCCTCCATATATTATCCCCGCGAGGTACCACAAGCTGAAGGCTCTCATGGCAAAGAGAACGTACCTGGAGTGGCCGAAAGAGAGGAGCAAGCGTGCCCTTTTCTGGGCTAACCTGAGGGCAGCTATTAAGATTAACCTGCCAGTGGCTGAGGGGCAGAGGTGTGGAGAAAGAGATTAA